In Synechocystis sp. PCC 6714, the following are encoded in one genomic region:
- the accA gene encoding acetyl-CoA carboxylase carboxyl transferase subunit alpha codes for MSKSERRVFLLDFEKPLYELEEKISQIRELAQEKNVDVSEQLNQLESRAEQLRQEIFSNLNPSQRLQLARHPRRPSTLDYIQAIADDWFEMHGDRGGYDDPALVGGVARLGTRPVVIMGHQKGRDTKDNVARNFGMAAPNGYRKALRLMEHADRFGMPIVTFIDTPGAWAGIDAEKLGQGEAIAVNLREMFRLDVPILCTVIGEGGSGGALGIGVGDRILMLENAVYTVATPEACAAILWKDAKKSDKAAIALKITAEDLAKLQIIDGIIPEPKGAAHADPLGAAAKLKEALLFHLNTLAQLTAQERKQLRYDKFRHLGQFLETAV; via the coding sequence ATGAGTAAAAGTGAGCGTCGTGTTTTTCTGCTGGACTTTGAAAAGCCCCTCTATGAGCTAGAGGAAAAAATTAGTCAGATCCGGGAACTGGCCCAGGAAAAAAATGTGGACGTGTCTGAGCAGCTCAACCAACTAGAAAGTCGGGCGGAACAGTTACGCCAAGAAATTTTTAGTAATCTCAATCCTTCCCAACGGTTGCAGTTGGCCCGCCATCCCCGTCGCCCTAGTACGTTGGACTATATCCAAGCCATTGCCGATGATTGGTTTGAAATGCATGGCGATCGAGGGGGTTATGATGATCCAGCTTTGGTGGGGGGAGTGGCTCGGTTAGGTACTCGACCGGTGGTGATTATGGGCCATCAAAAGGGGAGAGATACTAAAGATAATGTGGCCCGTAATTTTGGCATGGCCGCCCCCAATGGTTACCGCAAGGCTCTGCGGTTGATGGAGCATGCTGACCGCTTTGGTATGCCCATTGTTACTTTCATTGATACCCCTGGGGCTTGGGCCGGCATTGATGCTGAAAAATTGGGTCAAGGGGAGGCGATCGCCGTTAATTTGCGGGAAATGTTCCGGTTGGATGTACCCATTCTCTGCACAGTGATTGGGGAAGGGGGTTCCGGTGGTGCCTTGGGCATTGGTGTTGGCGATCGGATACTAATGCTGGAAAATGCAGTGTACACGGTGGCCACCCCGGAAGCCTGTGCCGCTATTCTCTGGAAAGATGCGAAAAAGTCTGACAAAGCGGCGATCGCCCTGAAAATTACCGCTGAGGATTTGGCTAAGCTACAAATTATTGACGGCATTATCCCTGAACCGAAGGGAGCCGCCCACGCCGATCCTCTGGGAGCCGCTGCTAAATTGAAGGAAGCTTTGCTGTTCCACCTCAACACTTTGGCTCAGTTGACTGCCCAGGAACGAAAACAACTACGGTATGACAAATTCCGTCACCTCGGTCAATTTTTAGAAACAGCAGTTTGA
- a CDS encoding DUF4327 family protein: MVISSPLHQETVFSLEVIRSTATELVRQNRIDRQQPIYTLCQFIPARQWLAVERELEMHDYLLRDHIIDLMSCEAWDFQDSDGCV, translated from the coding sequence ATGGTTATCTCCTCGCCCCTGCACCAAGAAACAGTCTTTTCCCTCGAAGTCATCCGCTCCACCGCTACTGAATTAGTGCGCCAAAACCGTATCGATCGCCAGCAACCCATCTACACCCTTTGCCAATTCATCCCAGCCCGGCAATGGCTCGCGGTGGAAAGAGAACTGGAAATGCACGATTATCTTTTACGGGACCATATCATTGACCTGATGAGTTGTGAAGCGTGGGACTTCCAGGATTCAGACGGCTGTGTCTAG
- a CDS encoding NYN domain-containing protein, which yields MTIHSGIPFRRDRLSIFVDGNNMFYAQQKNGWFFDPRRVLSFFTEDPSVKLVNAFWYTGLKDTQDQRGFRDALISLGYTVRTKILKEYYDDISGKYSQKANLDIEIVVDMFNTVDQYDRVVLFSGDGDFERAIELLRSKSTHITVVSTEGMIARELRNATDRYIDLNDIRPAIEKQDFYSTEQTA from the coding sequence ATGACAATTCATAGTGGTATTCCTTTCCGCAGGGATCGTTTGTCTATCTTTGTGGATGGGAATAATATGTTCTATGCACAGCAAAAAAATGGCTGGTTTTTTGATCCCAGAAGAGTATTATCTTTTTTCACTGAAGATCCATCCGTAAAACTTGTCAACGCCTTTTGGTACACGGGATTGAAAGATACCCAAGACCAAAGAGGGTTTCGGGATGCCTTAATTAGTTTGGGGTACACTGTCAGGACAAAAATCCTTAAGGAGTATTACGATGATATTTCTGGTAAATATTCCCAAAAAGCTAACCTAGATATTGAAATTGTGGTGGATATGTTTAACACCGTTGATCAATATGACCGGGTGGTTTTATTTAGTGGAGATGGAGATTTTGAGCGGGCCATTGAATTACTCAGATCCAAAAGTACCCACATTACAGTAGTGTCGACAGAAGGAATGATTGCCAGGGAATTACGAAATGCCACCGACCGTTATATTGATCTCAATGACATCAGGCCGGCCATTGAAAAACAAGATTTTTACAGCACTGAACAAACCGCTTAG
- the pgm gene encoding phosphoglucomutase (alpha-D-glucose-1,6-bisphosphate-dependent): MASRIHPLAGQHPPADSLLDVAKLLDDYYRQQPDPENPAQLVSFGTSGHRGSALNGTFNEAHILAVTQAVVDYRQAQGITGPLYMGMDSHALSEPAQKTALEVLAANQVKTFLTTATDLTRFTPTPAVSYAILSYNQGRKEALADGIIITPSHNPPTDGGFKYNPPSGGPAEPEATQWIQNRANELLKSGNKVVKRIDYEQALKAATTHSHDFVTPYVEGLAEIIDLDVIRSAGLRLGVDPLGGANVGYWEPIAAKYNLNISLVNPGVDPTFKFMTLDWDGKIRMDCSSPYAMASLVKIKDHYDIAFGNDTDGDRHGIVTPSVGLMNPNHFLSVAIWYLFSQRQQWSGLSAIGKTLVSSSMIDRVGAMINRQVYEVPVGFKWFVNGLLDGSFGFGGEESAGASFLKKNGTVWTTDKDGTIMDLLAAEITAKTGKDPGLHYQDLTARLGNPIYQRIDAPATPAQKDRLKKLSPDDVTATTLAGDAITAKLTKAPGNQAAIGGLKVTTAEGWFAARPSGTENVYKIYAESFKDEAHLQKIFTEAEAIVTSALG; encoded by the coding sequence ATGGCAAGCAGAATTCATCCCCTCGCCGGACAGCATCCCCCCGCCGACAGCCTTTTAGATGTGGCCAAACTTTTAGACGACTATTACCGTCAGCAACCAGACCCGGAAAATCCAGCCCAGTTGGTGAGCTTTGGTACTTCGGGCCATCGGGGTTCTGCTCTCAACGGCACTTTCAATGAAGCCCATATCCTAGCGGTAACCCAGGCAGTGGTGGATTATCGTCAAGCCCAGGGCATTACGGGGCCTCTTTATATGGGGATGGATAGCCATGCTCTGTCGGAACCGGCCCAAAAAACTGCGCTGGAAGTGTTGGCCGCTAACCAGGTGAAAACGTTTTTAACTACCGCCACGGATTTAACTAGGTTCACTCCCACTCCAGCGGTATCCTACGCCATTTTGAGCTACAACCAAGGGCGCAAAGAAGCTTTAGCAGATGGCATTATTATTACTCCTTCCCATAATCCCCCCACTGATGGTGGTTTTAAATATAATCCTCCTTCCGGTGGCCCAGCGGAACCGGAGGCAACCCAATGGATTCAAAACCGGGCTAATGAGCTGTTGAAATCCGGCAATAAAGTTGTTAAACGCATTGATTACGAACAGGCATTAAAAGCTGCCACCACCCACAGCCATGATTTTGTCACTCCCTATGTGGAAGGTTTAGCGGAAATTATTGATCTAGATGTGATTCGTTCAGCCGGTTTGCGTTTGGGGGTAGATCCCCTGGGGGGAGCCAATGTGGGCTATTGGGAACCCATTGCCGCCAAATACAATTTGAACATCAGCTTAGTTAATCCTGGGGTAGATCCCACCTTTAAATTTATGACCCTCGATTGGGACGGCAAAATCCGTATGGATTGTTCTTCCCCCTATGCCATGGCCAGTTTGGTGAAAATCAAAGACCATTACGACATTGCTTTTGGCAACGACACCGACGGCGATCGTCATGGCATTGTCACCCCCAGCGTTGGTTTGATGAACCCCAATCATTTCCTCTCCGTGGCTATCTGGTATCTATTTAGTCAGCGACAACAGTGGTCAGGGCTGAGTGCCATTGGCAAAACTTTGGTCAGCAGTAGCATGATTGACCGGGTGGGGGCCATGATTAATCGCCAAGTTTACGAAGTGCCCGTGGGCTTTAAATGGTTTGTCAACGGTTTGCTGGACGGCTCCTTTGGCTTTGGGGGCGAAGAAAGTGCGGGGGCCTCCTTCCTGAAGAAAAATGGCACCGTTTGGACCACCGACAAAGACGGCACTATTATGGATTTATTGGCAGCGGAAATTACCGCTAAAACCGGCAAAGATCCCGGTCTGCATTACCAGGATTTAACGGCTAGGCTGGGCAACCCCATTTACCAGCGCATCGATGCTCCGGCTACTCCAGCCCAAAAGGATCGCTTGAAAAAACTTTCCCCCGATGACGTTACCGCTACCACATTGGCCGGGGATGCTATCACAGCCAAGTTAACTAAAGCTCCCGGCAACCAAGCGGCGATCGGTGGGTTGAAGGTGACCACAGCGGAAGGTTGGTTTGCGGCCCGGCCCTCCGGCACGGAAAATGTTTACAAAATCTATGCCGAAAGTTTCAAAGATGAAGCCCATTTGCAGAAAATTTTCACCGAAGCGGAAGCCATTGTCACCTCAGCCCTAGGTTAA
- a CDS encoding circadian clock protein KaiA, translating to MQSPLSLCLFAPEHVAHRLGSIFQGDRHQLSSFQTLDEFCAFLEDKPERIDCLLVYYEASSLPVLNRLYEQGRLLPIILLEPSPSALAKSANDCPTIVYHNAEIHLTESQWSELPTVVDRAIAHYLHLGPLCTLPNQTETIAAPIVDESSQSFLLLQQRRLADKLKERLGYLGVYYKRKPSHFYRNFSPQEKLEYLEDLSTQYREIVLGYFSDEGAVNDLLDQFVNQAFFADLAISQILEIHMELMDEFSQHLKLEGRSEEVLLDYRLVLIDILAHLGEMYRRSIPREDIPFDVYYQTD from the coding sequence GTGCAGTCCCCCCTTTCCCTCTGTCTTTTTGCCCCCGAACATGTTGCCCATAGACTTGGGTCTATTTTCCAGGGCGATCGCCATCAGTTGTCCAGTTTTCAAACGCTGGATGAATTTTGTGCCTTTCTAGAAGATAAACCCGAACGAATTGACTGTCTGTTGGTCTACTACGAAGCTAGCTCCTTACCAGTGCTCAACCGCCTTTATGAACAGGGACGTTTATTGCCAATTATTTTGCTCGAACCTAGCCCCTCCGCCCTTGCTAAAAGTGCCAATGATTGCCCCACCATTGTCTATCACAATGCCGAGATTCACTTAACCGAATCCCAATGGTCAGAGCTACCCACCGTAGTAGACCGGGCGATCGCCCATTATTTGCACTTGGGTCCCCTCTGTACCCTGCCTAATCAAACGGAAACTATTGCCGCTCCCATTGTCGATGAATCATCCCAAAGCTTTTTGCTGTTACAACAAAGAAGGCTGGCCGATAAACTCAAAGAAAGACTCGGTTACCTAGGAGTGTACTATAAACGTAAGCCCAGTCACTTTTATCGTAACTTTTCCCCCCAAGAAAAACTGGAATATCTAGAGGACTTGAGCACCCAATACCGGGAAATTGTTCTTGGCTATTTCAGTGACGAGGGAGCAGTAAATGACCTATTAGATCAATTTGTCAATCAGGCTTTCTTTGCTGACCTAGCCATCTCCCAAATCCTTGAAATTCACATGGAGTTAATGGACGAATTTTCCCAGCACTTAAAACTAGAAGGGAGAAGTGAAGAAGTTCTGCTCGACTACCGTTTAGTTCTCATTGACATCCTCGCCCACCTCGGGGAAATGTACCGTCGTTCCATACCACGGGAAGACATTCCCTTTGATGTATATTATCAAACGGATTAA
- the kaiB gene encoding circadian clock protein KaiB produces the protein MSPFKKTYVLKLYVAGNTPNSVRALKMLKNILEQEFQGVYALKVIDVLKNPQLAEEDKILATPTLAKILPPPVRKIIGDLSDREKVLIGLDLLYDEIREREAEDH, from the coding sequence ATGAGCCCCTTTAAAAAAACTTACGTTCTCAAACTCTACGTAGCTGGCAACACTCCTAATTCAGTGCGGGCCCTAAAGATGCTGAAAAACATCCTAGAGCAAGAATTTCAGGGAGTTTATGCCCTCAAAGTAATTGATGTGTTAAAAAATCCCCAATTGGCCGAAGAAGATAAAATTCTTGCTACCCCGACCTTAGCTAAAATACTGCCTCCCCCCGTCAGAAAAATTATCGGTGACCTTTCCGACCGGGAAAAAGTATTAATTGGTCTAGATTTACTCTACGACGAAATTCGAGAGCGGGAAGCGGAAGACCACTAA
- the kaiC gene encoding circadian clock protein KaiC produces MNSPIVNERNRPDVPRKGVQKIRTVIEGFDEITHGGLPIGRTTLVSGTSGTGKTLLAVQFLYQGIQHFDYPGLFITFEESPRDIIENAYSFGWDLQQLIDDGKLFILDASPDPEGQEVVGTFDLSALIERIQYAVRKYKAKLVSIDSVTAVFQQYDAASVVRREIFRLVARLKQLQVTSIMTTERVEEYGPIARFGVEEFVSDNVVVLRNVLEGERRRRTVEILKLRGTTHMKGEYPFTITHDGINIFPLGAMRLTQRSSNARISSGVKTLDEMCGGGFFKDSIILATGATGTGKTLLVSKFLQEGCRQGERAILFAYEESRAQLSRNASSWGIDFEEMEHKGLLKLLCTYPESAGLEDHLQMIKSEISEFKPSRIAIDSLSALARGVTNNAFRQFVIGVTGYAKQEEITGFFTNTTDQFMGAHSITESHISTITDTILMLQYVEIRGEMSRALNVFKMRGSWHDKGIREYSISHDGPDIRDSFRNYERIISGSPTRISVDEKSELSRIVRGVKDKTVE; encoded by the coding sequence ATGAACTCACCCATCGTTAACGAACGCAACCGCCCCGACGTACCCAGAAAGGGAGTGCAAAAAATTCGCACTGTTATCGAGGGATTCGACGAAATTACCCACGGAGGTTTACCTATTGGCCGCACTACCCTCGTCAGTGGTACTTCCGGCACTGGCAAAACCCTCTTGGCGGTACAATTTCTTTACCAAGGAATCCAACACTTCGATTATCCGGGGCTATTTATTACCTTTGAAGAATCCCCCAGGGACATTATTGAAAATGCCTATAGTTTTGGTTGGGATTTACAACAATTAATTGACGATGGCAAATTATTTATCCTCGACGCCTCCCCAGATCCCGAAGGGCAGGAAGTGGTAGGTACATTCGATTTATCTGCCCTGATTGAAAGAATTCAGTACGCAGTGCGGAAATATAAAGCAAAATTAGTTTCCATCGATTCTGTTACAGCGGTATTTCAACAATATGATGCGGCGTCAGTGGTGCGGCGGGAAATTTTTCGTTTAGTAGCGCGGCTCAAACAACTGCAGGTCACTTCAATTATGACCACGGAAAGGGTGGAAGAATATGGCCCCATTGCCCGTTTTGGTGTAGAAGAATTCGTTTCCGATAACGTGGTAGTTCTGCGGAACGTATTGGAGGGAGAACGGCGACGACGCACGGTGGAAATCCTCAAACTGCGGGGTACCACCCACATGAAGGGGGAATATCCCTTCACCATTACCCATGATGGCATTAACATTTTTCCCCTGGGGGCCATGCGCCTCACCCAAAGGTCTTCCAATGCTCGCATTTCTTCAGGGGTAAAAACCTTGGACGAAATGTGCGGCGGTGGTTTTTTCAAGGATTCGATTATTTTAGCTACGGGGGCCACGGGCACAGGCAAAACTCTGTTGGTAAGCAAATTTTTACAGGAAGGTTGTCGCCAGGGGGAACGGGCTATTTTGTTTGCCTACGAGGAATCCAGAGCTCAGCTTTCCCGCAACGCCTCTTCCTGGGGCATTGATTTTGAAGAAATGGAACATAAGGGTTTATTAAAACTCCTTTGTACCTATCCAGAATCGGCCGGGTTAGAGGATCATTTACAAATGATCAAATCGGAAATATCGGAATTTAAACCTTCCCGCATTGCCATCGATTCCCTTTCTGCCCTGGCCCGGGGGGTGACCAATAATGCTTTCCGTCAATTTGTCATTGGGGTAACAGGCTACGCTAAACAAGAGGAAATCACTGGCTTTTTTACCAATACCACGGACCAGTTTATGGGGGCCCATTCCATTACCGAATCCCATATTTCCACCATCACAGATACGATTTTAATGTTGCAGTATGTGGAAATTCGCGGGGAAATGTCCCGGGCATTGAATGTGTTTAAAATGAGAGGCTCCTGGCACGATAAGGGCATTCGAGAATATAGCATTAGCCATGACGGCCCAGATATTCGCGATTCCTTCCGAAATTATGAGCGGATTATTAGTGGTTCCCCCACTCGCATTAGTGTGGATGAAAAGTCCGAGCTTTCTCGCATTGTCCGGGGGGTTAAAGATAAAACCGTCGAGTAG
- a CDS encoding FAD-dependent oxidoreductase has product MAQLSAAAIDRVDVAVIGGGIAGVAIAEYLARHTNLSLQLLEQHSHLGGDSSGKLEGWFHTGALYSGQDDGQTFFNCVNGVEDLLNHYSNYFTERCNLTLGRFDRGYRPMVSGAGWFDPNPVYLIHPQQHCPEMLQSGLKGDRVQLEMQLKRVLGRLEMAYGQQFDWQSPMGNGAMAPDYGHLESYEQRGCSLLSQSEKISYYCRQFDLSHGIEPSNYALLKSLDCAMDTQGILQDLTASALAHGTAIATGINIEQINVDRYGPVRVQSIFYRDHRGQQHYLKAKAFIFAVGAGFESILPTLQVRAKLKRSRSTMVVAYPAVSPHNFVRMSTKNSYHFNHFSQRANISALEQCFNYSMLANSGYVSDEHGYLANGEIELLLDSAERYFGEENLYQRQLWSYDCVKTEFISDDAQKRRYSYWIEANPQSNYLCVLPGKFSFFPTVAVQTLKQLKSILPVQKVEHQPHDLSSYYGQAQALVASPYPHQLLASYLQNKANF; this is encoded by the coding sequence ATGGCTCAACTTAGTGCGGCGGCAATTGATCGGGTTGATGTGGCGGTTATTGGGGGGGGTATTGCGGGGGTGGCGATCGCCGAATACCTGGCCCGCCATACTAATCTGTCGTTGCAGTTGCTGGAGCAACATAGTCATTTGGGGGGAGATTCTTCCGGTAAATTGGAGGGCTGGTTCCACACGGGGGCGCTATATTCTGGCCAGGATGATGGTCAGACCTTTTTCAACTGCGTCAATGGGGTGGAGGATCTGCTCAACCATTACAGCAATTATTTTACCGAACGCTGTAATCTCACCCTGGGACGGTTTGACCGGGGTTATAGGCCCATGGTCAGTGGTGCTGGCTGGTTTGATCCCAATCCCGTCTATCTTATCCATCCCCAACAGCATTGCCCAGAAATGCTCCAGTCCGGCCTCAAGGGCGATCGGGTGCAGTTGGAAATGCAGTTAAAACGGGTATTAGGTCGTTTAGAAATGGCCTATGGGCAACAGTTTGATTGGCAATCGCCTATGGGAAATGGAGCAATGGCACCGGATTATGGCCATTTGGAAAGTTATGAACAGCGGGGCTGTAGTCTATTAAGCCAATCGGAAAAAATTAGTTACTACTGTCGACAATTCGACCTCAGCCACGGAATTGAGCCTAGCAACTATGCTTTGCTCAAGAGTTTGGACTGTGCCATGGATACCCAGGGTATTTTGCAAGATCTCACCGCCAGTGCCCTGGCCCACGGAACGGCGATCGCCACCGGGATTAATATAGAGCAAATTAATGTCGACCGTTATGGTCCGGTGAGGGTACAGAGTATTTTTTATCGAGACCACCGGGGACAGCAACATTACCTTAAGGCTAAAGCATTTATTTTCGCGGTGGGGGCAGGGTTTGAAAGTATTTTACCTACTCTCCAAGTGCGGGCCAAACTAAAGCGGAGTCGCAGTACCATGGTGGTTGCCTATCCAGCGGTCAGTCCCCATAATTTTGTGCGGATGTCCACCAAAAATTCTTACCATTTCAATCATTTTTCCCAGCGAGCTAATATCTCTGCTTTAGAACAATGCTTTAATTATTCTATGTTAGCCAATTCTGGTTATGTCAGTGATGAACATGGTTATTTAGCCAATGGAGAAATTGAATTACTTTTGGATTCGGCGGAACGTTACTTTGGTGAAGAAAACTTATATCAACGACAACTGTGGAGCTACGATTGCGTTAAAACTGAATTTATCAGTGACGATGCCCAAAAACGACGTTACAGTTATTGGATTGAGGCTAATCCCCAGAGCAATTATCTTTGTGTTTTACCGGGCAAATTTTCCTTTTTTCCCACTGTCGCAGTGCAAACTCTCAAGCAATTAAAAAGTATTTTGCCAGTGCAAAAAGTTGAGCACCAACCTCACGATTTAAGTTCCTATTACGGTCAAGCTCAAGCTCTAGTGGCATCTCCCTATCCTCACCAACTATTGGCATCTTATTTGCAAAATAAAGCTAACTTTTAG
- the hypF gene encoding carbamoyltransferase HypF: MLKTVAIQVQGRVQGVGFRPFVYALAQKMGLNGWVNNSTQGATVVITADEKAIANFIDRLKIELPPPGLIEQLTIESLTQKIFTSFTIRPSGNGSKTATILPDLSTCSTCLTELFDPGDRRYLYPFINCTHCGPRYTIIEALPYDRCRTTMAQFHQCVHCQREYERPGDRRFHAQPNACPCCGPQLAFWDRQGRTIVEANNALNFAADRLKGGNIIAIKSLGGFHLCCDATNFKAVAKLRVRKHRPDKPLAVMYGNLGQIIEHYQLNDLEVETLKSSAAPIVLLAKRSCLPLAENIAPGNPRMGVMLAYTPLHHLLLKKLNQPIVATSGNLAGEPICIDNIDALVRLQNIADGFLVHDRPIVCPVDDSVVQIVAGEPLFLRRARGYAPQPITLPKPTQQTLLAVGGHYKNTVAIANHNRAYISQHLGELNSTSAYQAFEKTIAHLSQLYDFSPQEIVADLHPDYLSHQYAEYQTVPVTFVQHHYAHILAIMTENKVIEEPVLGIAWDGTGYGMDGTIWGGEFLRITDNTWQRIGHLQTFSLLGNRKAIQYPYRIALVLLWSTFGDDFPWDYLPEWLGSDGSVGVDVKNNLSNDLNHKNLRQLWQQGTAPLTSSMGRLFDGIAALMGLIDQVTFEGQAAMALEAQAVPNLTKESYPLFFNDQSNQIVIDWRPLIKAITREEKKNNNLIATKFHNTLVNSIVTMAQRQGIEKVALGGGCFQNGYLLSSAITALKKAGFDPLWPKLLPPNDGGLCLGQLLAKIQPRQYID, from the coding sequence ATGTTAAAAACCGTTGCCATACAGGTACAGGGAAGGGTGCAAGGGGTAGGTTTTCGTCCCTTTGTTTACGCCCTTGCCCAAAAGATGGGACTAAACGGTTGGGTAAATAATTCCACCCAAGGGGCTACCGTTGTCATTACCGCTGATGAAAAGGCGATCGCCAATTTTATCGATAGATTAAAAATAGAATTACCCCCACCCGGCTTAATTGAACAATTAACCATCGAATCACTAACACAGAAAATTTTTACCAGCTTTACCATTCGCCCTAGTGGTAATGGTTCTAAAACCGCCACCATTTTGCCTGATTTATCCACCTGTTCCACCTGTTTAACAGAATTATTTGACCCGGGCGATCGCCGCTACCTCTATCCCTTTATCAACTGTACCCATTGCGGTCCCCGTTACACCATTATTGAAGCTTTACCCTACGACCGTTGCCGTACTACCATGGCTCAATTTCACCAATGTGTCCACTGCCAAAGGGAATATGAACGACCAGGCGATCGTCGCTTCCACGCTCAGCCCAACGCCTGTCCTTGCTGTGGCCCCCAACTTGCTTTTTGGGATCGACAAGGGAGGACAATTGTAGAAGCAAATAATGCTTTAAATTTTGCCGCAGATAGGTTAAAAGGCGGCAATATTATCGCCATTAAAAGCTTAGGTGGTTTCCATTTATGTTGCGATGCTACTAACTTTAAAGCGGTAGCAAAATTAAGAGTAAGAAAGCATCGACCGGATAAACCATTGGCAGTAATGTATGGCAACCTTGGTCAGATTATCGAGCATTATCAACTTAATGATCTAGAAGTTGAGACATTAAAAAGTAGTGCTGCTCCCATTGTACTACTGGCAAAACGGTCTTGCTTACCACTGGCGGAGAATATTGCCCCTGGTAACCCCAGGATGGGGGTTATGTTGGCATATACTCCTTTGCATCACTTATTACTAAAAAAATTAAATCAGCCCATCGTAGCCACCAGCGGTAATCTGGCAGGGGAACCAATTTGCATTGATAATATTGATGCTTTAGTTCGTTTACAAAATATTGCTGACGGTTTTCTCGTTCATGATCGCCCCATTGTTTGTCCGGTGGACGATTCTGTGGTCCAAATAGTAGCTGGGGAGCCATTATTTTTACGTCGGGCCCGGGGTTATGCTCCCCAACCCATTACTTTACCAAAGCCTACCCAACAAACCCTATTGGCGGTGGGGGGCCATTATAAAAACACTGTGGCGATCGCCAACCATAATCGAGCCTATATTAGTCAACATTTGGGCGAGTTAAATTCCACTTCTGCCTACCAAGCTTTTGAAAAAACCATTGCCCATTTAAGCCAGCTATACGATTTTTCTCCCCAGGAAATTGTCGCGGATTTACACCCCGATTACCTCAGTCATCAGTACGCTGAATATCAAACTGTACCTGTAACTTTTGTTCAACATCACTATGCCCATATTTTAGCCATAATGACGGAAAATAAAGTTATTGAAGAGCCGGTGTTGGGCATCGCTTGGGATGGTACTGGTTACGGTATGGATGGTACCATTTGGGGGGGAGAATTTTTAAGAATTACTGATAATACTTGGCAGAGAATTGGACATCTACAAACATTTTCTCTATTAGGTAATCGGAAGGCTATTCAATATCCTTACCGCATTGCTTTAGTACTACTTTGGTCAACCTTTGGTGACGATTTTCCCTGGGACTATTTGCCAGAATGGTTAGGCTCGGACGGCAGTGTCGGGGTTGATGTAAAGAACAATTTGAGCAATGATTTGAATCATAAAAACTTGCGTCAACTTTGGCAGCAGGGAACTGCACCGTTAACCTCTAGCATGGGGAGATTATTCGACGGTATTGCGGCGCTGATGGGACTGATTGATCAAGTAACCTTTGAAGGCCAAGCTGCCATGGCATTGGAAGCCCAGGCTGTGCCCAATTTAACAAAGGAATCTTATCCTTTATTTTTCAATGATCAGAGCAATCAAATAGTAATAGATTGGCGACCTTTGATTAAAGCAATAACCAGAGAAGAGAAGAAAAATAATAACCTCATAGCTACTAAGTTTCACAATACTCTGGTAAATTCAATTGTCACCATGGCCCAACGACAGGGCATAGAAAAAGTGGCCCTGGGGGGAGGCTGTTTTCAAAATGGTTATTTACTTTCCAGTGCCATTACGGCCCTCAAAAAGGCAGGCTTTGATCCCCTTTGGCCTAAACTATTACCCCCCAATGACGGCGGTCTTTGTTTGGGCCAACTATTAGCTAAAATTCAACCAAGACAATATATTGATTAG
- the rnc gene encoding ribonuclease III: MSLAPHRQTQLKALLRRLGLADNVGVDLALLDLALTHGSQSPEKNYQQLEFVGDAVVRLAAAEVLMENYPQASVGEMSALRAILVSDRTLADWGELYGLDRFLWVTPAVLADKNGRVSLMADSFEALLGALYLSVGDLSLVHPWLGEHLRKKAVEISQDPALHNYKEALQAWTQANYKCLPEYRVESLAQNSSQQLGFQATVWLGDQPLGSGSGPSKKSAEQAAAHQAYQEFIAKEILPIPKPN; the protein is encoded by the coding sequence GCGACGGTTGGGATTGGCCGATAACGTTGGGGTGGATTTAGCCCTCTTGGATTTGGCTTTAACCCATGGCAGTCAGTCCCCGGAGAAAAATTACCAGCAATTAGAATTTGTCGGTGACGCAGTGGTGAGATTAGCAGCGGCGGAGGTGTTGATGGAAAACTATCCCCAAGCATCGGTGGGGGAAATGTCAGCCCTGAGAGCAATTTTGGTCAGCGATCGCACCTTGGCAGATTGGGGAGAATTGTATGGATTAGACCGCTTTCTTTGGGTTACTCCAGCGGTGTTGGCGGATAAAAACGGCCGGGTTTCCCTAATGGCAGATAGTTTTGAAGCCTTGCTAGGGGCCCTCTACCTCAGTGTGGGGGACTTATCCCTAGTACATCCTTGGTTAGGAGAACATTTGCGGAAGAAAGCTGTGGAAATTAGCCAAGACCCGGCGCTTCATAACTACAAAGAAGCTTTGCAAGCATGGACCCAAGCCAATTATAAATGTTTGCCCGAATATCGGGTGGAGTCCCTAGCCCAAAATTCATCCCAACAATTGGGTTTTCAGGCAACGGTCTGGCTTGGCGATCAACCTTTGGGCAGTGGCAGTGGCCCATCAAAAAAAAGTGCAGAACAGGCCGCCGCTCACCAGGCTTACCAAGAATTTATTGCTAAGGAAATTTTACCCATTCCCAAGCCAAATTAA